One window of the Ideonella sp. WA131b genome contains the following:
- the argE gene encoding acetylornithine deacetylase, with product MTTPILSADGLAWAQRLVRMDTRSDQSNLALIECLADHLRALQVPLRLTYDEDRRKANLFATLGPATAGGLVLSGHTDTVPWDGQDWRVDPLGAECRDGRLYGRGSADMKGWIGLVAAQARGWLEADLPHPIHFAFSYDEETGGFGARGLVADLREAGIAPAMCVVGEPTSMVPALAHKGVHRWRCRVHGRAAHSSLTPQSVNAVEAAARLVASIADLADELRDHGPRQEGFDVPYTTAAVCRLEGGVADNIVPELARVHYEFRDLPGLPPGADADALQARVEQRARALEPAMQAVDPASGFRFERFASMPAFSADSDEPAVRLAQRLAASRRTTLVAFGTEAGLFQRAGMSTVVCGPGSIGQAHQADEYVSLEQLARAEAFLCGIAAAPEFRERG from the coding sequence ATGACCACCCCCATCCTCTCCGCCGACGGCCTGGCCTGGGCCCAGCGCCTGGTGCGCATGGACACCCGCAGCGACCAGAGCAATCTGGCCCTCATCGAGTGCCTCGCCGACCACCTGCGCGCCCTGCAGGTGCCGCTGAGGCTGACCTACGACGAGGATCGCCGCAAGGCCAACCTGTTCGCCACCCTGGGGCCGGCCACGGCTGGCGGGCTGGTGCTGTCGGGCCACACCGACACCGTGCCCTGGGACGGCCAGGACTGGCGCGTCGACCCGCTGGGCGCCGAGTGCCGCGACGGCCGCCTCTACGGCCGCGGCAGCGCCGACATGAAGGGCTGGATCGGCCTGGTGGCGGCGCAGGCCCGCGGCTGGCTCGAGGCCGACCTGCCGCACCCCATCCATTTCGCGTTCAGCTACGACGAGGAGACGGGCGGCTTCGGCGCCCGGGGCCTGGTGGCCGACCTGCGCGAGGCCGGCATCGCCCCGGCGATGTGCGTGGTGGGCGAGCCGACCTCGATGGTGCCGGCGCTGGCCCACAAGGGCGTGCACCGCTGGCGCTGCCGCGTGCACGGCCGGGCGGCGCACTCGTCGCTGACGCCGCAGTCGGTGAACGCGGTGGAGGCCGCGGCCCGGCTGGTGGCCAGCATCGCCGACCTGGCCGACGAGCTGCGCGACCACGGCCCGCGCCAGGAGGGCTTCGACGTGCCCTACACCACCGCCGCGGTCTGCCGCCTCGAAGGCGGCGTGGCCGACAATATCGTGCCCGAGCTGGCACGCGTGCACTACGAGTTCCGCGACCTGCCCGGACTGCCCCCCGGCGCCGATGCCGATGCGCTGCAGGCCCGCGTGGAGCAGCGCGCCCGGGCGCTCGAACCCGCCATGCAGGCCGTGGACCCGGCCAGCGGCTTCCGCTTCGAGCGCTTCGCGTCGATGCCGGCCTTCAGCGCGGACTCCGACGAGCCGGCTGTGCGGCTGGCGCAGCGCCTGGCCGCCAGCCGCCGGACCACCCTGGTGGCCTTCGGCACCGAGGCGGGTTTGTTCCAGCGCGCGGGCATGAGCACGGTGGTGTGCGGCCCCGGCAGCATCGGGCAGGCCCACCAGGCCGACGAGTACGTGAGCCTGGAGCAGCTGGCGCGGGCCGAGGCCTTCCTGTGCGGCATTGCGGCCGCGCCGGAGTTCCGCGAGCGCGGCTGA
- a CDS encoding methyltransferase domain-containing protein: protein MPRKLHIGGKVRSPGWENLNVLPGPAVDHVGDAVDLGRFADASFAEIYASHVLEHFDYNGPLIKALKEWQRVLVPGGVLRLSVPDLDVLAHLLLQRHRFDVNQRFQIMRMMFGGHVDAHDVHLVGLNAEFLAGYLQAAGFETVQRVARHGLFADTSDMVVDGTPISLNVNAFKPVMVVAPAPVAGEPALA, encoded by the coding sequence ATGCCTCGCAAACTGCACATCGGCGGCAAGGTCCGCAGTCCTGGGTGGGAGAACCTCAACGTCCTGCCAGGCCCGGCGGTCGACCACGTCGGCGACGCCGTCGATCTGGGCCGTTTCGCCGACGCGAGCTTTGCCGAGATCTATGCGTCGCACGTGCTGGAGCACTTCGACTACAACGGCCCGCTGATCAAGGCCCTCAAGGAGTGGCAGCGAGTTCTCGTGCCCGGCGGCGTGCTGCGCCTGTCGGTGCCCGATCTCGACGTGCTGGCGCACCTGCTGCTGCAGCGCCACCGCTTCGACGTCAATCAACGCTTCCAGATCATGCGCATGATGTTTGGTGGTCACGTCGACGCACATGACGTACACCTGGTGGGCCTGAACGCCGAGTTCCTGGCTGGCTACTTGCAGGCTGCCGGATTCGAGACAGTGCAGCGCGTGGCACGCCACGGGCTGTTCGCCGACACCTCCGACATGGTGGTGGACGGCACGCCGATCAGCCTGAATGTCAACGCGTTCAAGCCGGTGATGGTGGTGGCCCCGGCGCCGGTGGCCGGCGAACCCGCCCTGGCCTGA
- a CDS encoding flagellin FliC: MSQTINTNLVSINAQRNLASSQSSLATSMQRLSSGLRVNSAKDDAAGLAIAERMNVQVRGMNVAIRNANDAISLSQTAEGALGRVGDLFQRMRELAVQSANGTNDDSDRVSLNEEFVQLAQEATRTLGGTQFNGRAILASTGTNTFQIGANNDTAIDRLTIDNFNWAGSTDITNVIGTAVISGTDVPTVQITDTGTAQAAIAALDTAIDAVNSERATFGAMQNRFENVVSNLRVSVESQSAARGRIMDADYASETANLSRASILQQAGNAMVAQANQLPQQVLALLR, encoded by the coding sequence ATGTCTCAGACCATCAACACCAACCTGGTCTCTATCAACGCCCAGCGCAACCTGGCCTCCAGCCAGAGCTCTCTGGCCACCTCGATGCAGCGCCTCAGCTCGGGCCTGCGCGTCAACAGCGCCAAGGACGACGCCGCCGGCCTGGCGATCGCCGAGCGCATGAATGTCCAGGTGCGCGGCATGAACGTCGCCATCCGCAACGCCAACGACGCGATCTCGCTGTCACAGACGGCAGAGGGCGCACTGGGCCGGGTCGGCGACCTTTTCCAGCGCATGCGCGAACTGGCAGTGCAGTCGGCCAACGGCACCAACGACGACTCCGACCGCGTGAGCCTGAACGAGGAGTTCGTGCAACTGGCGCAAGAAGCCACACGGACCCTGGGAGGCACCCAGTTCAATGGCCGCGCGATTCTGGCCTCGACCGGTACGAACACCTTCCAGATCGGCGCCAACAACGACACCGCGATCGACCGCCTGACGATCGACAACTTCAACTGGGCGGGCAGCACCGACATCACCAACGTGATCGGCACCGCGGTGATCAGCGGCACCGACGTTCCGACGGTGCAGATCACCGACACCGGCACGGCGCAGGCGGCCATCGCCGCCCTGGACACCGCGATCGACGCGGTGAACAGCGAGCGCGCCACCTTCGGCGCGATGCAGAACCGCTTCGAGAACGTGGTGTCCAACCTGCGGGTCTCGGTGGAGAGCCAGAGCGCGGCGCGCGGCCGCATCATGGATGCCGACTACGCCAGCGAGACCGCCAACCTGTCGCGGGCCAGCATCCTGCAGCAGGCGGGCAATGCCATGGTGGCACAGGCCAACCAGCTGCCACAGCAGGTGCTGGCGCTGCTGCGCTGA
- a CDS encoding flagellin FliC, whose amino-acid sequence MPQTINTNLVSLNAQRNLATSQSQLSTSMQRLSSGLRVNSAKDDAAGLAIAERMNTQVRGMNVAMRNANDGISMAQVGEGALGKVSDLFQRMRELAVQSANGTNDDADRVSLNEEFVQLAQEATRTLGGTQFNGRAILASTGTNTFQIGANNDTAIDRLTMDNFDWAGSTSITNVLGTAVITGTEVPTLQISDLVGSQNVITAIDDAIDAVNSQRAEYGAVQNRFENVVANLMVSSENQSAARSRIMDADYAAETANLSRAQILQQAGNAMVAQANQLPQQVLSLLQR is encoded by the coding sequence GTGCCCCAGACGATCAACACCAATCTTGTGTCGCTCAACGCCCAGCGCAATCTGGCCACGAGCCAATCGCAACTGTCCACCTCGATGCAGCGCCTGAGTTCGGGGCTGCGCGTCAACAGCGCCAAGGACGACGCCGCGGGCCTGGCCATCGCCGAGCGCATGAACACCCAGGTTCGCGGCATGAACGTGGCGATGCGCAACGCCAACGACGGCATCTCGATGGCCCAGGTGGGCGAAGGTGCACTGGGCAAGGTCAGCGATCTGTTCCAGCGCATGCGCGAGCTGGCGGTGCAGTCGGCCAACGGTACCAACGACGACGCCGACCGGGTGAGCCTGAACGAGGAGTTCGTGCAGCTGGCGCAGGAAGCCACCCGGACCCTGGGCGGCACGCAGTTCAACGGCCGCGCGATCCTGGCCTCCACCGGCACCAACACCTTCCAGATCGGCGCCAACAACGACACCGCGATCGACCGCCTGACGATGGACAACTTCGACTGGGCCGGCTCGACCAGCATCACCAACGTTCTCGGCACCGCCGTGATCACCGGCACCGAGGTGCCGACGCTGCAGATCAGCGATCTCGTCGGCTCGCAGAACGTGATCACGGCCATCGACGACGCCATCGATGCCGTCAACAGCCAGCGGGCCGAGTACGGCGCCGTGCAGAACCGCTTCGAGAACGTGGTCGCCAACCTGATGGTGAGCTCCGAGAACCAGAGCGCCGCACGCAGCCGCATCATGGACGCCGACTACGCCGCCGAGACGGCCAACCTGTCGCGCGCGCAGATCCTCCAGCAGGCCGGCAACGCGATGGTGGCTCAGGCCAACCAGCTGCCGCAGCAGGTGCTCAGCCTGCTGCAACGCTAG
- the fliD gene encoding flagellar filament capping protein FliD, whose translation MPAITSLGIGSGVDVNTMVNQLVALESRPLTQLQTQARSLQTQVSSYGQLSSLFGSLQTAAGKLTGTSLWNQSKASSADESVVQIVGGSSAAAGSYAVSVDQLASNQTVAAATSLPSSGALVGSGTLTLQIGRWQQPPLNFVPRVGRDPVEIVVAAGDTLATLRDKINAAGAGVTASIVTDTSGARLSLRSSESGADNGFRLAVADADGGAIGDGVGLSRFAFDPVAGSTGMQQQQPAVNALATVNGIAVESASNELAGVIDGLTLRLRKEGAASSVTVTSDREAVKTAIQDFASAYNNLVKAIAEQTRYDPGSKTGGPLQGDSAATGLQRQLRSLLGAGSEASSTFRRLSDVGLSVQRDGTLSVDSARLDGATAQLAELRKAFAANDADPQKDGFARRYADLAQQVLGVSGSLSTRTEGLRQRIARNGEDQVAVEERVERFRARLVAQYTAMDGNLARLNALSGYVSQQLITLQNNGSNNR comes from the coding sequence ATGCCCGCGATCACCTCGTTGGGAATCGGCAGCGGAGTCGACGTCAACACCATGGTCAACCAGCTGGTGGCCCTGGAGAGCCGCCCGCTGACGCAGTTGCAGACCCAGGCCCGCTCGCTGCAGACGCAGGTTTCGAGCTACGGCCAGCTTTCGAGCCTATTCGGCAGCCTGCAGACGGCAGCCGGAAAGCTCACGGGCACCAGCCTGTGGAACCAGTCCAAGGCCAGCAGCGCGGACGAATCCGTGGTCCAGATCGTGGGCGGCAGCAGCGCCGCCGCGGGCAGCTACGCCGTGAGTGTGGATCAACTGGCGAGCAACCAGACGGTGGCGGCTGCGACGTCGTTGCCATCCTCGGGCGCGCTCGTCGGCAGCGGCACCCTGACGCTGCAGATCGGGCGCTGGCAGCAGCCGCCGCTGAACTTCGTGCCCCGCGTGGGTCGTGATCCGGTCGAGATCGTCGTCGCAGCCGGCGACACGCTGGCCACGCTGCGCGACAAGATCAACGCCGCCGGTGCCGGCGTCACCGCCAGCATCGTCACCGACACGAGTGGCGCAAGGCTGTCGCTGCGCTCCAGCGAGAGCGGCGCCGACAACGGCTTCCGCCTGGCAGTGGCCGACGCCGACGGGGGCGCCATCGGCGACGGAGTGGGGCTGTCGAGATTCGCCTTCGATCCCGTGGCCGGCAGCACGGGCATGCAGCAACAGCAGCCCGCCGTCAACGCCCTGGCCACCGTGAACGGCATCGCGGTCGAGTCGGCCTCCAACGAACTGGCCGGTGTGATCGACGGCCTGACACTGCGGCTGCGCAAGGAAGGTGCGGCAAGCAGCGTCACCGTCACCAGCGACCGCGAGGCCGTGAAGACGGCGATCCAGGACTTCGCCAGCGCCTACAACAACCTCGTCAAGGCCATCGCCGAGCAGACCCGGTACGACCCGGGCAGCAAGACCGGCGGCCCGCTGCAGGGGGACAGCGCGGCCACCGGGCTGCAGCGCCAGCTGCGCAGCCTGCTGGGCGCGGGCTCCGAGGCCTCGAGCACTTTCCGGCGCCTCTCCGACGTGGGCCTGTCGGTTCAGCGCGACGGCACGCTGTCGGTCGACTCAGCCCGGCTCGACGGAGCGACAGCCCAGCTTGCCGAGCTTCGCAAGGCCTTCGCCGCCAACGACGCCGATCCGCAGAAGGATGGCTTCGCCCGCCGTTACGCCGACCTGGCGCAGCAGGTGCTGGGCGTCAGTGGCAGCCTGTCCACGCGCACCGAGGGGCTGCGCCAGCGCATCGCGCGCAACGGCGAGGACCAGGTCGCGGTGGAGGAGCGCGTCGAGCGATTCCGAGCTCGCCTGGTGGCACAGTACACCGCGATGGACGGCAACCTCGCGCGCCTGAACGCGTTGTCGGGTTACGTCTCGCAGCAGTTGATCACCTTGCAGAACAACGGCTCCAACAACCGCTGA
- the fliS gene encoding flagellar export chaperone FliS: MFHSPFASRPATTPQPGGLYRQVGAETRVSGATPHQLVALLFEAYMEALAQARGAMREDRRVEKGVALGRAVRILEEGLRAGLDLRSGGPLARDLDELYHYLTRRLTLANLHDDEAALDECRRLVLPLQEAWASIGPSVDTAPAGR, translated from the coding sequence ATGTTCCACAGCCCCTTCGCCTCCCGTCCGGCCACCACCCCCCAGCCCGGCGGCCTGTACCGTCAGGTCGGCGCGGAAACCCGGGTCTCCGGCGCCACGCCGCATCAGCTCGTGGCGCTGCTGTTCGAGGCCTACATGGAGGCGCTGGCCCAGGCGCGCGGCGCCATGCGTGAGGATCGGCGTGTCGAGAAAGGCGTCGCCCTGGGGCGTGCAGTGCGCATCCTCGAGGAAGGCCTGCGCGCCGGTCTGGACCTGCGCAGCGGCGGTCCGCTGGCACGCGACCTCGACGAGCTCTACCACTACCTCACGCGCCGCCTGACGCTGGCCAACCTTCACGACGACGAGGCCGCACTCGACGAGTGCCGCCGGCTGGTGCTGCCGCTGCAGGAAGCCTGGGCCTCCATCGGCCCGTCGGTCGACACAGCGCCTGCAGGTCGCTGA
- a CDS encoding flagellar protein FliT, with protein MDPQLLSYYEAIERASADMLAAARAGRWDEVVKLEGACVLLISQLKHAVLAPDEAGTGAAAAPAARSHSNEAARLKSRIMQRILVNDAEIRHLAEPWLQDLEDTLAGKRQTLH; from the coding sequence ATGGACCCCCAGCTGCTGAGCTACTACGAAGCCATCGAGCGCGCCAGCGCGGACATGCTGGCCGCCGCGCGCGCCGGCCGCTGGGACGAAGTCGTCAAGCTCGAGGGCGCCTGCGTGCTGCTGATCAGCCAGCTCAAGCACGCTGTGCTGGCGCCTGACGAAGCGGGCACCGGCGCGGCGGCGGCGCCGGCCGCGCGGTCGCACTCGAACGAGGCAGCCCGCCTCAAGTCACGCATCATGCAGCGCATCCTGGTCAACGACGCCGAGATCCGCCACCTGGCCGAGCCCTGGCTGCAGGACCTCGAGGACACGCTGGCGGGCAAGCGGCAGACGCTGCATTGA
- a CDS encoding flagellar brake protein codes for MFEDTRPAMLDADGDEDRWGPFRVSQPQERLRLLRLLRDGQQPLVLSGPDGSSLTATLWSVDDTRRLLAFSAQDGLPALDRIVEADEGVAVAYMDSIKLQWELGGLLLVHGPRQASLQSQLPGSIYRFQRRTAYRVRTSARHAPVVRLRHPAMPEMALTLRVLDLSLGGCALWCPADVPGLEPGTRLGEVTVELDATTRFTTAATLAHVSGLGQHDGAVRVGCEWHKLPPVAERALQRWIDAAQRHRRLMARG; via the coding sequence ATGTTCGAGGACACCCGGCCTGCCATGCTCGACGCCGATGGCGACGAGGACCGCTGGGGTCCGTTCCGCGTCAGCCAACCCCAGGAGCGCCTGAGGCTGCTGCGCCTGCTGCGCGATGGCCAGCAGCCGCTGGTCCTGAGCGGGCCGGACGGCAGCTCGCTCACCGCGACGCTGTGGTCGGTGGACGATACGCGGCGACTGCTGGCCTTCAGCGCGCAGGACGGACTGCCCGCGCTCGACCGCATCGTCGAAGCCGACGAAGGCGTGGCGGTGGCCTACATGGACAGCATCAAGCTCCAGTGGGAGCTCGGCGGGTTGTTGCTTGTGCATGGGCCGCGGCAGGCAAGCCTGCAGTCGCAACTGCCGGGATCGATCTACCGCTTCCAGCGGCGCACCGCCTATCGCGTGCGCACATCGGCTCGCCATGCACCCGTGGTGCGGCTGCGCCATCCGGCAATGCCCGAGATGGCGCTGACGCTGCGCGTGCTTGATCTGAGCCTGGGCGGCTGTGCGCTGTGGTGTCCCGCCGACGTGCCAGGGCTGGAGCCCGGCACACGCTTGGGCGAAGTCACCGTTGAACTCGACGCCACCACACGCTTCACGACCGCCGCGACGCTGGCCCACGTCAGCGGCCTGGGTCAGCACGACGGGGCCGTCCGCGTGGGCTGCGAGTGGCACAAGCTGCCGCCGGTCGCCGAACGCGCGCTGCAGCGCTGGATCGATGCGGCCCAGCGCCACCGCCGCCTGATGGCCCGGGGATGA
- a CDS encoding MBL fold metallo-hydrolase, translating to MIFRQLADATSSTYSYLLACPATGEAVLIDPVFEQARRDAALLRELDLRLVTTLDTHVHADHVTAAWLHRQRCGSRIGLAGAAGAEGVDLPLAHGDRVVFGHHSLQVRATPGHTNGCLSFVLDDERRAFTGDALLIRGCGRTDFQQGSARRLFRSVHEQLLSLPEDCLLYPAHDYKGCTVSSVAEERRWNPRFGGPAGQGADEGDFVGTMAHLGLPHPKQIDRAVPANLRCGRPAGSDVLPPPEPTWAPLVWTFAGLWEIEPAALEERLHDVTMLDVREAAEWDGELGHLPFALHRPLGTLAAAVATLPPGRPVVTVCRSGTRSGQAALLLARAGVADVANLAGGLLRWRGEGYSVEGGEPG from the coding sequence CTGATCTTCCGGCAGCTGGCCGACGCCACCTCGTCCACGTACAGCTACCTGCTGGCCTGCCCGGCCACGGGCGAGGCCGTGCTGATCGACCCGGTGTTCGAGCAGGCCCGGCGCGACGCCGCGCTGCTGCGCGAGCTGGACCTCAGGCTCGTGACCACGCTCGACACCCATGTGCACGCCGACCACGTCACGGCCGCCTGGCTGCACCGCCAGCGCTGCGGCAGCCGCATCGGCCTGGCCGGCGCGGCCGGTGCCGAAGGCGTGGATCTGCCGCTGGCCCACGGCGACCGCGTCGTCTTCGGCCACCACAGCCTGCAGGTGCGGGCCACGCCGGGCCACACCAACGGCTGCCTGAGCTTCGTGCTGGACGACGAGCGCAGGGCCTTCACGGGCGACGCGCTGCTGATTCGTGGATGCGGCCGCACCGACTTCCAGCAGGGCAGCGCGCGTCGCCTGTTTCGCTCGGTGCACGAGCAACTGCTGAGCCTGCCCGAGGACTGCCTGCTGTACCCGGCGCACGACTACAAGGGCTGCACCGTCAGCAGCGTGGCCGAGGAGCGGCGCTGGAACCCGCGCTTCGGCGGTCCGGCCGGGCAAGGCGCCGACGAGGGCGACTTCGTCGGCACCATGGCCCACCTGGGCCTGCCCCACCCCAAGCAGATCGACCGCGCTGTGCCGGCCAACCTGCGCTGCGGCCGGCCGGCCGGCAGCGACGTTCTGCCGCCACCCGAGCCGACCTGGGCGCCGCTGGTCTGGACCTTTGCGGGCCTGTGGGAAATCGAGCCCGCGGCGCTGGAGGAGCGGCTGCATGACGTGACCATGCTCGATGTGCGTGAGGCGGCGGAGTGGGACGGCGAGCTCGGCCACCTTCCGTTCGCGCTGCACCGGCCTTTGGGAACGCTGGCCGCGGCCGTGGCCACGCTGCCACCGGGCCGTCCGGTGGTGACGGTGTGCCGATCGGGCACGCGCTCGGGGCAGGCGGCGCTGCTGCTCGCGCGCGCCGGGGTGGCCGACGTGGCCAACCTCGCCGGAGGCTTGCTCCGCTGGCGGGGCGAAGGCTACTCGGTGGAAGGCGGCGAGCCCGGCTGA
- a CDS encoding YeeE/YedE family protein: MLKAVAPLLAGLVFGIGLMASGMTDPAKVLAFLDLAGAWDPSLALVMGSAIAVALVPFGWARRQRRTLTGEPVQWPAARGIDRRLLLGGGLFGIGWGLGGLCPGPAVVARAAGLEGVWIFVLALLAGLLAVDLFDARR; this comes from the coding sequence ATGCTCAAGGCCGTGGCGCCGCTGCTGGCGGGCCTCGTGTTCGGCATCGGCCTGATGGCGTCCGGCATGACCGACCCGGCCAAGGTGCTGGCCTTCCTGGACCTGGCCGGCGCCTGGGACCCGAGCCTGGCCCTCGTGATGGGCAGCGCCATTGCCGTGGCGCTGGTGCCGTTCGGCTGGGCCCGGCGCCAGCGGCGCACACTCACCGGCGAGCCGGTGCAGTGGCCCGCTGCCCGCGGCATTGACCGGCGGCTGCTGCTGGGGGGCGGGCTGTTTGGCATCGGCTGGGGACTGGGCGGCCTGTGCCCGGGCCCGGCCGTGGTGGCGCGGGCCGCCGGGCTCGAAGGTGTGTGGATTTTCGTGCTGGCCCTGTTGGCCGGCCTGCTGGCCGTGGACCTCTTCGATGCCCGCCGCTGA
- a CDS encoding YeeE/YedE family protein: protein MTIDWPSFTPFAALAGGVLIGAASALYLLISGRMAGITGILAGPLQALALRRPLAPLRPQLLFAVGLLAAPLVWRLFAPLPEATLSAGTGVLVAAGLLVGVGTRLANGCTSGHGVCGLARLSLRSLANVLVFMGAGFATVYVARHLLGG from the coding sequence ATGACCATCGACTGGCCTTCCTTCACGCCGTTCGCTGCCCTGGCCGGCGGCGTGCTCATCGGCGCCGCCTCGGCGCTGTACCTGTTGATCAGCGGGCGCATGGCCGGCATCACTGGCATCCTGGCGGGGCCGCTGCAGGCACTGGCGCTGCGCCGGCCGCTGGCACCGTTGCGACCGCAGCTGCTGTTCGCGGTGGGGCTGCTGGCGGCGCCGCTGGTGTGGCGGCTGTTCGCGCCGCTGCCCGAGGCCACGCTCTCGGCCGGCACGGGCGTGCTCGTGGCCGCCGGGCTCCTGGTCGGCGTGGGCACGCGGCTGGCCAACGGCTGCACCAGCGGTCACGGCGTGTGCGGGCTGGCGCGGTTGTCGCTGCGCTCGCTGGCCAACGTGCTCGTGTTCATGGGCGCGGGCTTTGCCACGGTGTACGTGGCGCGCCACCTGCTGGGAGGCTGA
- the fliE gene encoding flagellar hook-basal body complex protein FliE yields the protein MPATGGPGGAEGVQGGFKAAMTSALHNVSRAQVEASRLQREVTLGNPEVSIEETMVAMQKAQVGFQATLQVRNRLVQAYSEIMNMQV from the coding sequence ATGCCCGCCACGGGCGGGCCGGGCGGCGCCGAGGGCGTGCAGGGCGGCTTCAAGGCGGCGATGACCAGCGCGCTGCACAACGTCAGCCGCGCGCAAGTCGAAGCCAGCCGGCTGCAGCGCGAGGTGACGCTGGGCAATCCCGAGGTCAGCATCGAGGAGACCATGGTCGCCATGCAGAAGGCGCAGGTCGGATTCCAGGCCACGCTGCAAGTGCGCAACCGACTGGTGCAGGCTTACAGCGAGATCATGAACATGCAGGTGTGA
- the fliF gene encoding flagellar M-ring protein FliF translates to MDNAVVTAAPNAAVLASPSPGSRGTPTLAQRWGQVPRSAQLGAFIGVLLLVGLLVAMSLSAKDSHYRPLFPQLSDKDGGAVIDRLTQLNVPYKFVEGGSTIMVPGSRVHELRMKLAQEGLPSGSAGGVVGYELLDKNSFGQTQVQERMKIQRAIEGELTTTIQSLESVKSARVHLALPAQNGFFREQQRPSASVVLNLHAGRTLDRAQVAGIVKLVSGSVPELSPKAVSVVDNTGTLLSEAGGGELQPGLDSQQLQYRRELESTHHQRILALLEPVVGRDNVRATVTADVDFAQVMQTSEAYAPNQGADARVAVREQRSEESSQPQGAAGGVPGATSNQPPVPAQAPVNGAAQPLGAQQLPGGAGAATRREAATRFEVDKTTTVTRQAMGQVRRLNAAVVVNHRTSTDARGRTSTQPLTAKELEELTALVQQGIGFNADRGDVVKVVNAPFRAEPVTPTEPTALWQQPWLLDLLKTAAAPFALALVALVVVFKLIKPALATLLAPPPPQTAKQPGRQLDEVVGAETSKPALPALEAPQYVGKIEAARALARQNPAAVANIVRDWVSGDKV, encoded by the coding sequence ATGGACAACGCCGTCGTCACGGCCGCCCCGAACGCGGCCGTCCTCGCCTCCCCTTCGCCCGGCAGCCGCGGCACGCCCACGCTGGCCCAGCGCTGGGGCCAGGTGCCGCGCAGCGCCCAACTCGGAGCCTTCATCGGCGTGCTGCTGCTCGTGGGGCTGCTGGTGGCGATGTCGCTCTCGGCCAAAGATTCCCACTACCGCCCCCTGTTCCCGCAGCTGTCCGACAAGGACGGCGGCGCCGTCATCGACCGCCTGACGCAGCTGAACGTGCCGTACAAGTTCGTCGAGGGCGGCAGCACGATCATGGTCCCGGGCTCGCGTGTGCACGAGCTGCGCATGAAGCTGGCGCAGGAGGGCCTGCCCTCGGGCAGTGCCGGCGGCGTGGTGGGTTACGAGCTGCTCGACAAGAACAGCTTCGGCCAGACCCAGGTGCAGGAGCGCATGAAGATCCAGCGCGCGATAGAGGGCGAGCTGACGACGACGATCCAGTCGCTGGAGTCGGTGAAGTCAGCGCGCGTGCACCTGGCGCTGCCGGCCCAGAACGGTTTCTTCCGCGAGCAGCAGCGGCCCAGCGCCAGCGTGGTGCTGAACCTGCACGCCGGGCGCACCCTCGACCGCGCCCAGGTGGCCGGCATCGTCAAGCTCGTGTCGGGCAGCGTGCCCGAGCTCTCGCCCAAGGCGGTGAGCGTGGTCGACAACACCGGCACGCTGCTGTCGGAAGCCGGCGGCGGCGAGCTGCAGCCCGGGCTCGATTCGCAGCAGCTGCAGTACCGCCGCGAGCTCGAGTCCACCCACCACCAGCGCATCCTGGCACTTCTGGAGCCGGTGGTGGGCCGTGACAACGTGCGCGCCACAGTGACAGCCGACGTCGACTTCGCGCAGGTGATGCAGACCTCCGAGGCCTACGCCCCGAACCAGGGTGCCGACGCCCGCGTGGCCGTGCGCGAGCAGCGCAGCGAGGAGAGCAGCCAGCCGCAGGGCGCGGCCGGCGGCGTGCCCGGGGCCACCAGCAACCAGCCGCCAGTGCCGGCGCAGGCGCCCGTCAACGGGGCGGCGCAACCCCTGGGCGCCCAGCAACTCCCCGGCGGCGCTGGCGCGGCCACGCGGCGTGAGGCGGCCACCCGATTCGAGGTCGACAAGACCACCACTGTCACCCGTCAGGCCATGGGCCAGGTGCGCCGGCTCAACGCCGCCGTGGTGGTGAACCACCGCACCAGCACCGATGCACGCGGCCGCACGAGCACGCAGCCACTGACCGCCAAGGAGCTCGAGGAGCTGACGGCACTGGTGCAGCAGGGGATCGGCTTCAACGCCGATCGCGGAGACGTCGTCAAGGTGGTCAACGCGCCCTTCCGCGCCGAGCCTGTGACGCCGACTGAGCCCACAGCGCTGTGGCAGCAGCCCTGGCTGCTGGACCTGCTGAAGACTGCCGCCGCGCCCTTCGCCTTGGCACTGGTCGCCTTGGTGGTGGTGTTCAAGCTGATCAAGCCGGCGCTGGCCACGCTGCTGGCACCGCCTCCGCCGCAGACGGCGAAGCAGCCGGGCCGACAACTCGACGAGGTCGTCGGCGCCGAGACGAGCAAGCCCGCTCTGCCGGCGCTTGAGGCACCGCAGTACGTCGGCAAGATCGAAGCCGCCCGCGCGCTGGCGCGCCAGAACCCCGCAGCGGTGGCCAACATCGTTCGCGACTGGGTCAGCGGCGACAAGGTCTGA